A genomic window from Companilactobacillus alimentarius DSM 20249 includes:
- a CDS encoding aspartate-semialdehyde dehydrogenase: protein MSDGYTVAILGATGAVGTRLIQQLEQSTIPVSKVKLLASVRSAGKKLQFKGQDITVEEAKPDSFTGVDIVLASAGGAVSKKLLPEAVKRGAVCVDNTSAFRMEENVPLVVPEVNEKALYNHHGIIANPNCSTIQMMVALEPIRKTFGLKQIIVSTYQAASGAGQSALDELYTQAQEYLDGKDMKANIFPTKGDKEHYPLAFNLLPQIDVLEDNLYSHEEWKMIHETKKIMLGDMNSSEIKVTATCVRVPVPISHGESIYIEVEDQSATVEQIQELIRQAPGAVLQDDPKHQVYPQPINAVGKRDTFVGRIRPDLENKGAFNMWVVSDNLLKGAAWNTVQIAERLVADDLVHVK from the coding sequence ATGAGTGATGGATATACAGTAGCAATTTTAGGTGCCACAGGTGCCGTAGGTACACGTTTGATTCAACAATTAGAGCAGTCAACTATTCCAGTAAGTAAGGTGAAATTGTTAGCATCAGTTCGTTCAGCTGGTAAGAAGTTACAGTTTAAGGGACAAGATATAACCGTTGAAGAAGCTAAGCCAGACTCATTTACAGGCGTTGATATTGTGTTGGCTTCTGCAGGAGGGGCAGTTTCTAAGAAATTATTACCCGAAGCAGTTAAGCGTGGGGCAGTTTGTGTTGACAATACAAGTGCCTTTAGAATGGAAGAGAACGTTCCGTTGGTAGTTCCTGAAGTAAACGAAAAAGCACTTTATAATCATCATGGTATAATTGCCAATCCTAATTGTTCAACCATTCAAATGATGGTCGCTTTAGAGCCAATTAGAAAGACTTTTGGCTTGAAGCAGATCATTGTTTCAACTTATCAAGCCGCAAGTGGTGCTGGTCAAAGTGCTTTAGATGAATTGTATACTCAAGCACAGGAGTATCTCGATGGCAAAGATATGAAAGCCAATATTTTCCCTACCAAGGGTGATAAAGAACATTATCCATTAGCCTTCAATCTTTTGCCACAGATTGATGTTTTGGAAGATAATTTGTACTCTCATGAAGAGTGGAAAATGATTCATGAGACTAAGAAAATAATGCTTGGAGATATGAATTCTTCTGAAATCAAAGTTACTGCCACTTGTGTCAGAGTTCCAGTGCCAATCAGTCATGGCGAATCAATCTATATCGAGGTTGAAGATCAATCAGCCACTGTTGAGCAAATTCAAGAATTGATCAGACAAGCTCCAGGCGCTGTTTTGCAAGATGATCCTAAGCATCAAGTATATCCCCAACCAATCAATGCTGTTGGGAAGCGTGATACTTTTGTAGGAAGAATTCGTCCTGATTTGGAAAATAAAGGAGCTTTTAATATGTGGGTTGTATCTGATAACTTACTCAAAGGTGCAGCTTGGAATACTGTTCAGATTGCTGAAAGATTAGTCGCTGATGACCTAGTTCATGTGAAATAA
- the dapA gene encoding 4-hydroxy-tetrahydrodipicolinate synthase has translation MLKNVDLMTAIITPFDENQEIDFKALKKLTEHLLETGSKGFVIGGTTGETPTLTEDEKLTLYRKFVEIVAGRVPIIAGAGSNNTQQTIDFINKLSQINGIDMALVVVPYYNKPNQRGMINHFEAVAKNSPLPIMIYNIPGRTGVLMAKETVVKLAQNKNIQGIKQCNTMEDLEYIVEHTDDDFNVYSGEDAQALFAKIIGANGVVSVASHIYGTELTRMYQSLDSGNYQLAGKIQRQLTPKMNALFMYPSPSPTKAALNKLGYQVGGCRLPIATLNNDEKKVLFKKLDL, from the coding sequence ATGCTTAAAAATGTTGATTTAATGACGGCAATAATAACGCCATTTGATGAGAATCAAGAAATTGATTTTAAAGCTTTGAAAAAATTAACAGAACATCTTTTAGAGACTGGTTCAAAGGGATTTGTTATCGGCGGAACGACTGGTGAAACTCCGACGTTAACGGAAGATGAGAAATTGACTCTATATCGTAAATTTGTTGAAATCGTTGCAGGGCGTGTTCCTATAATTGCTGGTGCCGGCAGCAATAATACTCAGCAAACAATTGATTTTATTAATAAACTGTCACAGATCAATGGAATTGATATGGCTTTAGTGGTTGTACCTTACTATAACAAGCCCAATCAACGAGGGATGATAAATCACTTTGAGGCAGTTGCAAAAAATTCACCTTTGCCAATTATGATTTACAATATTCCTGGTCGGACAGGTGTCTTAATGGCTAAAGAGACTGTTGTTAAATTAGCTCAGAATAAAAATATTCAAGGCATTAAACAGTGCAATACGATGGAAGATTTGGAATATATCGTTGAACACACGGATGATGATTTCAATGTATATAGTGGCGAAGATGCACAAGCTTTATTTGCAAAGATTATTGGTGCTAATGGTGTCGTTTCAGTGGCTTCACACATTTATGGAACGGAATTGACGAGGATGTACCAATCTTTGGATAGTGGAAATTATCAATTGGCAGGAAAAATTCAACGTCAATTAACACCAAAGATGAATGCCTTATTCATGTATCCATCACCTTCCCCAACCAAAGCTGCTTTGAATAAATTGGGTTATCAAGTAGGTGGCTGTCGTTTACCGATTGCTACGTTGAATAATGATGAGAAAAAGGTTCTTTTTAAAAAACTAGATTTATAG
- a CDS encoding aminotransferase class I/II-fold pyridoxal phosphate-dependent enzyme produces the protein MPELDSTVKNVVNKTIDPMGISQIRVFAEKFAKISGLIKLTLGEPDFNVPEHVKMAAIESIKENDSHYSAQKGILGLREAISNYLNKQFEIQYDPETEIVVTIGATEAIYDSLAAIINPGDKVLIPTPTFALYIPIVKILGGIPVQINTTEDGFQLTGKKLAQVIEKEGADKVKALMLNFPGNPTGFVYSKNQLQEIVDVVKDKNMFVVSDEIYAELTYGRKHISLAKLLPGKTILINGLSKSHAMTGYRIGYIAAPKDFVTNAAKMHAFVVTAPSNPAQYAAKEALTNGIDDPIAMRKIYQERRDYIVDQLNDIGYPTLLPEGAFYTFSEIPAEFNLTAIEFANKLAEEGKVGVTPGVAFGEGGEGHFRMSYASSMDDIKEAMKRLRIFTENLKN, from the coding sequence ATGCCAGAATTAGATTCAACCGTAAAAAATGTTGTAAATAAAACGATTGATCCCATGGGAATTTCTCAAATTAGAGTATTTGCTGAAAAATTTGCTAAGATTTCCGGATTAATTAAATTAACGCTTGGCGAACCCGATTTCAATGTTCCTGAGCATGTCAAAATGGCAGCAATTGAAAGCATTAAGGAAAATGATTCTCATTATTCTGCTCAAAAAGGAATACTTGGTTTAAGAGAAGCCATCTCAAATTATTTAAATAAACAATTTGAGATTCAGTATGATCCCGAAACTGAAATAGTTGTGACAATCGGTGCGACTGAAGCTATCTATGATTCATTGGCAGCTATTATTAACCCTGGAGATAAGGTTTTGATACCAACGCCTACTTTTGCGCTTTATATTCCAATTGTAAAAATACTTGGTGGTATTCCAGTTCAGATCAATACGACTGAAGACGGTTTTCAATTGACTGGTAAAAAGCTAGCTCAAGTGATTGAAAAAGAAGGGGCAGATAAAGTTAAAGCATTAATGCTTAACTTTCCCGGTAATCCAACTGGTTTCGTTTACTCAAAGAACCAATTGCAAGAGATTGTTGACGTAGTAAAAGACAAAAATATGTTTGTCGTTTCTGATGAGATCTATGCTGAATTGACATATGGTAGAAAACATATTTCTCTAGCAAAGCTTTTGCCTGGTAAAACAATTCTAATCAATGGTTTATCTAAGTCACATGCAATGACAGGCTATCGAATTGGTTATATTGCCGCTCCAAAAGATTTCGTAACTAATGCTGCTAAGATGCATGCTTTTGTCGTTACGGCACCTTCCAATCCAGCCCAATATGCAGCTAAAGAAGCCTTGACGAATGGAATAGATGATCCAATTGCAATGCGTAAAATTTATCAAGAACGACGTGATTATATTGTTGACCAACTAAATGACATTGGCTATCCAACGCTTTTGCCAGAGGGAGCTTTTTATACTTTCTCAGAAATTCCAGCAGAATTTAATTTAACGGCAATTGAGTTTGCCAATAAATTAGCAGAAGAAGGAAAAGTTGGTGTCACTCCTGGAGTTGCTTTCGGTGAAGGTGGCGAAGGACATTTTAGAATGTCTTATGCTTCGTCAATGGATGATATTAAAGAAGCTATGAAACGGTTACGGATTTTTACAGAGAATTTAAAAAATTGA
- a CDS encoding aspartate kinase translates to MKVIKFGGSSLATGEQFEKVIKIINDDLERKVIVTSAPGKRFPNDTKVTDLLIQYAQIVMNQSDTQEIIQRITDRYQEIVDYFKLTDSTLKLIKDKLIKLSHDRFSDNDHLLAAFKAHGEYLNAILLNNVLNAQGIKSVFIDPKIAGIVVHGQPNDADISPETYFNLSKLSLPKDSRVVFPGFFGYSKNGSIYTFSRGGSDITGAILSRGLNADLYENFTDVDAIYVANNKIVKHPQAIKKMSYREMRELSYAGFSVFQDEAIIPAVKGQVPVNVKNTNNPEAAGTMIVPEQFIFDPANQITGIACSKRFSALYLHRYLLNKEVGFTLKLLKIFYKYNISYEHMPSGIDDLTVIFDRSKLDKDIIQKLCRDVKETLQPDYLEWINDYAIIMVVGEGIAHNINTIGKVIDSLTQNNIAIHMINQGASRISIMIGTQVADADNAVRQIYKTFFE, encoded by the coding sequence ATGAAAGTCATCAAATTTGGTGGTAGTTCCCTTGCCACTGGCGAACAATTTGAAAAAGTTATTAAAATTATTAATGACGATTTAGAAAGGAAAGTCATCGTTACCTCAGCTCCTGGTAAAAGATTTCCAAATGATACTAAAGTAACTGATTTACTGATTCAATATGCACAAATAGTTATGAATCAAAGCGATACTCAGGAAATAATTCAAAGAATTACTGACAGATACCAAGAAATCGTTGATTATTTTAAACTTACCGATTCAACTTTGAAACTTATCAAAGATAAATTAATCAAATTATCTCATGATAGGTTTTCAGATAATGATCATCTTCTAGCAGCTTTCAAAGCTCATGGTGAATATTTGAATGCCATTTTATTAAACAATGTTTTAAATGCTCAAGGTATTAAATCGGTTTTCATCGATCCTAAAATTGCTGGAATAGTTGTTCATGGACAGCCAAATGATGCTGACATTTCACCTGAAACTTATTTTAATTTAAGCAAATTATCATTGCCAAAGGACTCTCGTGTAGTTTTTCCTGGGTTCTTCGGTTATAGCAAGAACGGTTCAATCTATACTTTTTCTCGTGGCGGTTCCGACATTACCGGCGCTATTCTCAGTCGTGGACTTAATGCTGATTTATATGAAAATTTCACAGACGTAGATGCCATTTATGTCGCTAATAACAAGATTGTCAAACATCCTCAAGCCATAAAAAAAATGTCCTACCGAGAAATGAGAGAACTGTCGTATGCTGGATTCTCTGTTTTCCAAGATGAAGCCATTATTCCAGCCGTTAAAGGACAAGTTCCCGTTAACGTTAAGAATACCAATAACCCCGAAGCAGCGGGTACAATGATAGTTCCAGAGCAATTTATCTTTGATCCAGCTAATCAAATTACCGGTATTGCATGTTCCAAAAGATTTTCAGCACTTTATCTACACAGATATTTGCTAAATAAAGAAGTTGGTTTCACTTTAAAACTTTTGAAAATCTTTTATAAATACAATATTTCTTATGAACATATGCCCTCAGGAATTGATGATCTTACTGTTATTTTTGACCGTAGTAAATTAGATAAAGATATTATTCAAAAACTCTGTCGCGATGTTAAAGAAACCCTTCAGCCAGATTACTTAGAATGGATCAATGATTATGCGATTATTATGGTTGTCGGCGAAGGAATTGCTCACAATATTAATACCATTGGTAAAGTCATTGATTCCTTAACACAGAACAATATTGCAATTCATATGATCAACCAAGGCGCTTCAAGAATTTCTATTATGATTGGAACTCAAGTTGCAGACGCTGATAACGCCGTTCGGCAAATTTATAAAACATTTTTTGAATAA
- the lysA gene encoding diaminopimelate decarboxylase, producing MIINDLTSKDNHLMIGGVDSVDLVEKYGTPLYVFDVAMIRNQIKKFKSAFQKENLNYQISYASKAFAIKAIYQVMKQEDVHVDVVSGGELYTALQAGFPSEKISFHGNNKSRAELLMAVKNQVGLIILDNFHEIALLSQILKDTDQNIKVMLRLTPGISAHTHKYDQTGQTDSKFGFDVNSDQAKQAMQLVLSDPHMELLGIHAHIGSQIFGTQGFKLLAKKMVDISKQFQADFNYWPKVINLGGGFGISYNDNDDPIAAKTFISEIAAELKKACQDRSIPEIWIEPGRSIVGPAGYTLYKIGSRKDIPNLKSYVSVDGGMGDNIRPALYQAKYEAVVANKMNQENVETVHIAGKYCESGDILIDSQAIPKTSPGDILAVLDTGAYGYSMAMNYNRNPRPAVVFVENGQDKLVVKRETYEDLISLDLDY from the coding sequence ATGATTATTAATGATTTAACTAGTAAAGACAACCATTTGATGATTGGTGGCGTAGATAGCGTTGATTTGGTTGAGAAGTATGGCACTCCACTATATGTATTTGATGTAGCGATGATTCGAAATCAAATAAAAAAATTCAAATCAGCCTTTCAAAAAGAAAACTTAAATTATCAAATTAGTTATGCTAGCAAAGCTTTTGCAATCAAGGCTATTTATCAAGTTATGAAACAAGAAGATGTTCACGTAGATGTTGTTTCAGGTGGAGAATTATATACAGCACTGCAAGCTGGTTTTCCCAGTGAAAAAATTAGCTTTCACGGCAATAACAAATCGCGAGCAGAATTATTAATGGCCGTGAAAAATCAAGTAGGGTTGATTATTCTCGATAACTTTCACGAAATTGCATTACTATCTCAGATTTTAAAAGATACTGATCAGAATATAAAAGTAATGTTGCGATTGACCCCTGGTATTTCAGCACATACACATAAATATGATCAAACAGGGCAAACTGATAGTAAATTTGGATTTGATGTAAATTCAGATCAGGCCAAACAGGCAATGCAATTGGTACTTAGCGATCCGCATATGGAATTATTAGGGATTCATGCTCATATTGGTTCACAGATTTTTGGTACACAGGGCTTTAAATTATTAGCTAAAAAAATGGTGGATATTTCTAAACAGTTTCAAGCTGATTTCAATTATTGGCCTAAGGTTATTAACCTAGGTGGTGGATTTGGAATTAGTTATAACGATAATGATGATCCGATTGCAGCTAAAACTTTTATTTCTGAAATTGCCGCAGAATTAAAAAAAGCTTGTCAGGATCGAAGTATTCCTGAAATTTGGATTGAACCAGGGCGTTCAATTGTTGGTCCAGCAGGATATACACTTTATAAGATTGGTTCAAGAAAAGATATTCCCAATTTGAAATCTTATGTTTCAGTCGATGGCGGTATGGGAGACAATATCAGACCTGCCTTGTATCAAGCCAAATATGAAGCGGTTGTTGCTAATAAAATGAATCAAGAAAATGTTGAAACGGTTCATATTGCTGGTAAGTATTGTGAGTCAGGAGATATTTTGATTGACTCCCAGGCTATTCCAAAGACTAGTCCAGGAGATATTTTGGCAGTACTTGATACTGGTGCTTATGGTTATTCGATGGCTATGAACTATAATCGTAATCCCAGACCAGCAGTAGTATTTGTGGAGAATGGTCAAGATAAATTAGTAGTTAAACGTGAAACATATGAGGATTTAATTAGTTTAGATCTGGATTATTAA
- a CDS encoding N-acetyldiaminopimelate deacetylase, which translates to MTLTNNELIKIRRHLHTIPELALNEYQTQAYLKQVINRFPQTNLEIKELPELPTALLVLVKGKEPSRNIGYRCDMDALPVDEVNHLSYASKNPHVMHACGHDIHMTVALGILNYFSVNQPKDNLVFFFQPAEESQSGGKIAYDSNAFQGKFKVDEFYGLHDNSQLKAGVIGCRNGTLFAGTTEVNVTVKGKSGHAAYPHLANDAIVIAANFVNQVQTVVSRSIDPTKCGVITFGKFEAGVIRNVIAGQARLEGTIRGLTQTMIEFIRQRVLEIADGLEKSFGCRIEVEYNQGGYFPVENNPKLTKNFIDYMKNNSQVDFQETTPKMTGEDFGYLLNKIPGTMFWLGVESPGALHSADFLPNEGAIQKGINAMVGFLNYRMNLEGN; encoded by the coding sequence ATGACACTAACTAATAATGAATTAATTAAAATTCGACGTCACTTACATACGATTCCCGAATTAGCTTTGAATGAATATCAAACTCAAGCTTATTTGAAGCAAGTGATTAATAGGTTTCCCCAAACCAATTTGGAAATTAAAGAGCTACCAGAATTACCAACTGCTCTGTTGGTGTTGGTTAAAGGGAAAGAACCTTCAAGAAATATCGGTTATCGTTGTGATATGGATGCTTTGCCAGTAGATGAGGTCAATCATTTAAGTTATGCATCTAAAAATCCTCATGTTATGCATGCTTGTGGTCACGATATCCATATGACAGTTGCTTTGGGTATTCTTAATTATTTCAGTGTCAATCAACCAAAAGACAATTTAGTTTTTTTCTTTCAACCAGCAGAAGAAAGTCAAAGCGGTGGAAAGATTGCTTATGATTCGAATGCCTTTCAGGGAAAGTTTAAAGTCGATGAATTTTATGGACTCCATGATAACTCACAATTAAAAGCAGGCGTTATAGGATGTCGTAACGGTACTTTGTTTGCTGGGACTACGGAGGTTAATGTCACTGTTAAAGGTAAGAGTGGACATGCAGCTTATCCACACTTGGCAAATGATGCAATAGTAATTGCAGCTAATTTTGTTAATCAGGTCCAAACAGTGGTCTCTCGTAGCATTGATCCAACTAAATGTGGAGTAATTACCTTCGGTAAGTTTGAGGCGGGCGTCATTCGTAACGTTATAGCTGGTCAGGCTCGATTGGAAGGGACGATTCGAGGTCTCACACAAACAATGATTGAATTTATTCGACAGAGAGTTCTAGAGATTGCTGATGGCTTAGAGAAATCTTTTGGCTGTCGAATCGAAGTGGAGTATAACCAAGGCGGCTACTTCCCAGTTGAAAATAATCCTAAATTAACTAAGAATTTTATTGATTACATGAAAAATAATTCTCAGGTAGATTTTCAAGAAACAACTCCCAAAATGACAGGAGAGGATTTTGGGTATTTACTTAATAAAATTCCGGGAACAATGTTTTGGTTAGGTGTCGAAAGTCCTGGAGCTTTGCATTCAGCAGATTTTTTACCGAATGAAGGGGCTATTCAAAAGGGCATTAACGCTATGGTTGGTTTTTTAAATTATCGGATGAATTTGGAGGGAAACTAA
- the dapB gene encoding 4-hydroxy-tetrahydrodipicolinate reductase — translation MINVIVSGFNGSMGQKAVKMVNESTDMQLVAGFNPVVKDLNPENYGLNKNVKIFNQVSKIDTKADVWIDFSIPSAVFDNTKFAIGKGIRPVIGTSGMSEDQTAELKKMADAKGLGGIIASNFGLSAVLMMKFAQVAAKYFDESEIVEKHHEDKIDAPSGTALNTARLIYQARGHEQIPHSNNDPMHTRGGDYHGIKIHALRLPGFVADEEVIFGGVGETLTISQSTTDRESFMTGVKLAIHEIMSIDHLVIGLEQII, via the coding sequence ATGATAAATGTTATAGTTTCTGGTTTTAATGGCTCAATGGGTCAAAAAGCTGTCAAGATGGTCAATGAAAGCACCGATATGCAATTGGTTGCTGGATTTAATCCAGTGGTTAAGGATTTGAATCCGGAGAATTATGGTCTGAATAAGAATGTAAAGATTTTTAATCAAGTATCTAAGATTGATACAAAAGCCGATGTTTGGATCGATTTTTCTATTCCAAGTGCTGTCTTCGACAATACTAAATTTGCGATTGGAAAGGGAATCAGACCGGTAATCGGAACTAGCGGGATGTCCGAAGATCAAACAGCTGAATTGAAAAAAATGGCTGATGCGAAGGGATTGGGTGGAATTATTGCTTCAAACTTTGGCCTTTCAGCTGTTTTGATGATGAAATTTGCCCAAGTAGCAGCAAAATATTTTGACGAATCAGAGATAGTCGAAAAGCATCACGAAGATAAAATTGATGCTCCTTCTGGGACGGCCTTGAACACGGCAAGATTGATCTATCAAGCACGTGGACATGAACAAATTCCACATAGCAATAATGATCCAATGCATACTCGTGGCGGCGACTATCATGGAATTAAGATTCACGCGTTACGATTACCTGGATTCGTAGCTGATGAAGAGGTTATTTTTGGTGGTGTTGGAGAAACTTTGACCATATCGCAAAGTACAACTGATCGGGAGTCGTTTATGACAGGAGTTAAATTGGCAATTCATGAAATTATGTCAATTGATCACTTAGTGATTGGATTAGAACAAATTATTTAG
- the dapF gene encoding diaminopimelate epimerase has protein sequence MVKILKVHGSENKFFILDQTILEQPLNDTELKNLAVNLCQNILNGADGLLVVETSENCLGKMRVINADGSEAKMCGNGLRTVSRYLSEKYQLNEFQVETEESNLHVKRASDFYENVPAFSVEISPISFNKNDLSFSYHGLDEMIDEPVDEFISNTKFSAVAVPNPHLISFVPEINQEDLKALGSKLNASNDYFPEGVNVSFCKILDTNKLFVQTFERGVGFTNACGTGMSATSLLFAMLHSDKFDPTKNISVYNPGGMVMTQINLNSTKELSQIRLIGNATFTHEIELAESDLHQNKLDNLKVNSTGEELAYQEFVKSINN, from the coding sequence ATGGTTAAAATATTAAAAGTTCATGGTTCAGAAAACAAATTTTTCATTCTTGACCAAACAATCTTAGAACAGCCGCTAAATGATACTGAATTAAAAAATTTAGCTGTTAATTTATGTCAAAATATTCTAAATGGTGCCGATGGTCTATTAGTCGTTGAAACTAGCGAAAATTGTTTGGGTAAAATGCGTGTAATAAACGCTGATGGAAGTGAAGCCAAAATGTGTGGGAATGGCTTGCGGACAGTCAGTCGTTACTTATCTGAAAAATATCAGTTAAATGAATTTCAAGTTGAGACAGAAGAATCAAATTTACATGTTAAACGGGCTTCAGATTTTTACGAAAACGTACCTGCATTTAGTGTTGAGATCTCACCAATTTCTTTTAATAAAAATGATCTTTCTTTCTCTTATCATGGATTAGACGAAATGATTGATGAACCCGTTGATGAATTTATTTCTAACACAAAATTTTCGGCTGTAGCAGTGCCTAATCCACACTTGATCAGTTTTGTACCAGAGATTAATCAAGAAGATTTAAAAGCCTTAGGAAGCAAATTAAACGCTTCTAATGACTACTTCCCTGAAGGAGTTAATGTTAGCTTTTGTAAAATCCTTGATACTAATAAATTGTTCGTTCAGACATTTGAACGTGGTGTCGGTTTTACCAATGCCTGTGGTACAGGAATGTCTGCCACTAGCCTTTTATTCGCCATGTTACACTCTGACAAATTTGATCCTACTAAAAATATTTCCGTTTACAACCCTGGCGGAATGGTCATGACACAAATCAATTTGAATTCGACAAAGGAATTAAGCCAAATAAGGTTAATTGGTAATGCTACCTTTACACATGAAATTGAATTGGCAGAAAGCGATTTGCACCAAAACAAATTGGATAATTTAAAAGTTAATTCAACTGGCGAAGAATTAGCTTATCAAGAATTTGTGAAGAGTATAAATAATTAG
- the dapD gene encoding 2,3,4,5-tetrahydropyridine-2,6-dicarboxylate N-acetyltransferase: protein MSKMNAEEIINYIGNSKKTTPVKVYLQADIQKVDFPKEVNVFKSDELAIIIGDYQVIQPILQANNLTNYYVETQAQNSAVPMLDINHINARIEPGAIIRDQVEIGNNAVIMMGAIINIGAEIGDKSMIDMGAVLGGRAIVGKNSHIGAGAVLAGVIEPASAQPVRIGDNVIVGANAVVLEGIQVGNGAVIGAGAVVTKDVAENSVVAGVPAKVLKIKDQKTTDKTQIESNLRKL, encoded by the coding sequence ATGTCGAAGATGAATGCAGAAGAAATTATTAATTATATAGGAAACTCTAAGAAAACAACTCCGGTTAAAGTTTATTTACAAGCAGATATTCAAAAAGTTGATTTTCCTAAGGAAGTAAATGTTTTTAAAAGTGATGAATTAGCAATTATTATTGGTGATTATCAAGTTATCCAACCAATTTTGCAAGCTAATAACTTAACCAATTATTATGTAGAGACACAAGCTCAAAACTCAGCTGTTCCTATGTTGGATATCAACCACATCAATGCTCGAATTGAACCGGGTGCTATTATTCGTGATCAAGTCGAAATTGGCAATAACGCCGTTATAATGATGGGCGCTATTATCAATATCGGAGCTGAAATTGGCGATAAATCAATGATCGATATGGGCGCTGTTTTAGGCGGTCGTGCTATTGTCGGAAAGAATTCTCATATTGGTGCTGGAGCAGTTTTAGCTGGAGTGATTGAACCTGCATCTGCTCAACCAGTAAGAATTGGCGATAACGTAATTGTAGGTGCTAATGCGGTTGTCTTAGAAGGCATTCAGGTCGGTAATGGCGCCGTCATTGGCGCTGGTGCTGTCGTAACTAAAGATGTGGCTGAAAATAGTGTCGTAGCTGGGGTACCCGCCAAAGTTTTGAAAATCAAGGATCAAAAGACGACTGATAAAACCCAAATCGAAAGTAATTTAAGGAAGCTATAG